CTTCCGCACTCACGCACTTCTGCGTCCGGCGCCAGCCGCGCGGCAACGCGGATCCCCTGGACGCCGTCACCGGGCGCGTTCGCGGCCCTCCGGCGAGCGGCGGCCGGACGGCAGCGGACGGAAGTCGAACAGCTCGGGGCGGTGGTAGTGGCCCGTCACGTCCAGCGTCATCCCCTCCTCGCGGGTGCGCCCCAGGTCCAGCTCGGCGAGGAGGATCCGCGGCTCGTCGTAGACCGGCTCCACCACGTAGCCGCCGTCCGGGCCGATGACGGCGCTCCCGCCGCGGAGCACCCACTGGTCCGGGTGCGCGACCCGCTCGGGGTGCGGCTCCAGCTCCGGGGGGAGCGCCGAGGCGCGCATCAGCGACCCCGCGGCCAGGACGTAGCAGCGGCCCTCGAAGGCGTAGTGGCGGCTCGCCACCTGGTGCATCTCGTGGGCGGTGGGCCACACCGCCACGTGCACGTCCTCGCCCGACTCGTGCAGCGCCTGGCGGGCGAGCGGCATCCAGTGCTCCCAGCAGACCAGCCCGCCGATGCGGGCCCCCGGGACGTCCGCCGCCTGCAGCCCCTCGGCGTCGCCCGCGCCCCACACCAGGCGCTCCGTGTAGGTGGGCATCAGCTTGCGGTGGTGGTTGAGGAGCCGGCCTTCGGGGCCCAGGGTGAGCAGCGAGTTGTACAGGGTGCCCCGGCCGGGGCCGCGCTCCACCCGCTCGCTCACCCCCACCACCAGCGTGGCGCCCGCGTCGCGGGCGGTGTCCAGGAGTGAGTCCAGCGCGGGCCCCGGGACGGAGATGCTGTTCTCCGCGATCCGGGCGAAGACCGCCTTCACGGGTGCGTGGTCCCACAGGGCCGCGTCCCGGCAGACGTCCAGCCACGCCGGGTAGCCGGGGATCCAGGTCTCCGGGAAGACGATCACCTCCGCGCCCGAGCGCGCCGCCTCCAGCGCCAGCTCGCGCGTGCGCTCCAGCCCGGACTGCAGGTCCGGCGCGACCTCCGCCTGGACGACCGCCGCCGTCAGCCTCCTTCCGCCCATTCAGCCTCCGTTCTCGCATCGTGCAGCTCGCTCCCGGACGGCCCGTCCGGGCCCGGGAGCCAGAGCCGGAACGTCGAGCCGCGCCCCTCCGTGCTCTCCACCGTGATGTCGCCCCCGAGCGCGTGCGCGATCCGGCGGCTGATGGCCAGCCCGAGCCCGGCTCCGTGCGCGGCGTCGGGGTGCAGCCGCGTGAACTCGGTGAAGAGGAGGTGCAGTTTCTCCGCGGGGATCCCCGCCCCCGTGTCGCGCACCTCCACCACCACACGCGGCGCGCCGTCGTTTCCGTCGCGGCCGTCGCGGAGCGACACCCCCACGTCGACCGAGCCCGCGGGCGTGTACTTAACCGCGTTGGACAGGAGGTTTCCCAGCACCTGCCGCACGCGCGCGGCGTCGCTCCGGATCACCGGGAAGGTGTCCGGGAAGTCGCACCGGAGCTCCAGCCCGCTCCCCTCCACCTGCGCGCGGTACTCCTCCACCAGCTCGCGCGCCACCTCGCGCACGTCCACCGGGTGCGCGTCGATCTCGAGCTGGCCCGCTTCGGCGCGCGCCAGCTCCACCAGATCGTCGATCAGGCGCAGGGCGGAGCGGATGGCGCGCCGGCTCCGCTCCACGCTCTGCATCTGGCGGGGCGCGAGCGGACCCAGGATCTCGTCCTCCAGGAGCGCGAGGTGCCCGTCCGCGGCCCCGAGCGGGTTCTTGAGGTCGTGGCTGAACCCGCGGATCAGGTGCGCCCGGCTCTCCACGACCTGCTCCAGCTCCTCCCGCTTCCGTTCCGAGTCCAGCAGGAGGTGGATCTTCCGGAACGCCAGCGAGGCCAGGTTGGCGAAGGTGTGCGCCCGGGCGACCTCGTCGGGCCGGAATCCCGGCCGGTCCGAGCCGCGGACCAGGAAGAGCGCGCCGATCGCCTCGCCCGCGTTGAGGAGCGGGACCACCATCAGCGCGCAGCCGGAGCAGACGTCCGGGAGGCTCTCCGGGAGCGGGGCGGCGCCGCTCCGGGCGTCCAGGAGCAGCTCCGGCTCGCCGCGCTCGATCACCCGCGCCGTCAGCGAGCCCGGGTACGGCATCCGGCTCCCGCACTCCGGCACGGGCGCCCCCGCGATCGCGACCACCTCCACCTCCCGGAGCCCGTCCCCGATCCGCTCCACGAAGGCGCCGTCGGCGCCCGTGGCTTCGAGCGCGCTGGAGGCGACGCGCTCGATCACCTCCTCGATGCTGAAGGTGGCCGTTACCGCCTCCGTCGCCTCGCGGAGCGCGGCCTCCTCGCGGGCCCGGCGCTCCGCCTCGTGGCGGGCGTCGCGCTCGCGCTCCAGCAGGGTCGCCCGCTCCTCCTCCGCCCGCCTGCGTGCGGTGATGTCCTCCGCGATCCCGAAGACCCCGCCGACGTGTCCGTCCACCTGGATCGGCACGTCCGTCATGCTCACCGGCACGCGCTCGCCGTCCTGCCGCAGGATGGCGGTCTCGTAGTACTGCGGCTCGCCGGCGAGGGCCCGCTGGAAGAGGGCGGTGACCCGCTCGCGGTCCTCCGGGACGAT
The sequence above is drawn from the Longimicrobiaceae bacterium genome and encodes:
- a CDS encoding carbon-nitrogen hydrolase family protein, which produces MGGRRLTAAVVQAEVAPDLQSGLERTRELALEAARSGAEVIVFPETWIPGYPAWLDVCRDAALWDHAPVKAVFARIAENSISVPGPALDSLLDTARDAGATLVVGVSERVERGPGRGTLYNSLLTLGPEGRLLNHHRKLMPTYTERLVWGAGDAEGLQAADVPGARIGGLVCWEHWMPLARQALHESGEDVHVAVWPTAHEMHQVASRHYAFEGRCYVLAAGSLMRASALPPELEPHPERVAHPDQWVLRGGSAVIGPDGGYVVEPVYDEPRILLAELDLGRTREEGMTLDVTGHYHRPELFDFRPLPSGRRSPEGRERAR
- a CDS encoding ATP-binding protein, whose product is MIEGSTDPNRADVDEPRARPAPLWPTVLAFGLAVIALVSLALVPYWTGRRVEAHRGVIESAAEPARTLARELDFAISREDALVRGFLLAGDRSFVALLRRARADEERALAALVPLTRRLDPSADRQLVAVRSLVAEWHAPHDALLAGSMAPADFLAGIADQQRRYESVLAGIARFEDELARVQADRRAAIRSAERLQRRLLAALAAIALAAALGVAWLGWRYRALMGEAERGRRVAENSQRRVGSLMWYNPDAVYELDGESRLLDANPATGRLLGSSVEALRGTPVLQRIVPEDRERVTALFQRALAGEPQYYETAILRQDGERVPVSMTDVPIQVDGHVGGVFGIAEDITARRRAEEERATLLERERDARHEAERRAREEAALREATEAVTATFSIEEVIERVASSALEATGADGAFVERIGDGLREVEVVAIAGAPVPECGSRMPYPGSLTARVIERGEPELLLDARSGAAPLPESLPDVCSGCALMVVPLLNAGEAIGALFLVRGSDRPGFRPDEVARAHTFANLASLAFRKIHLLLDSERKREELEQVVESRAHLIRGFSHDLKNPLGAADGHLALLEDEILGPLAPRQMQSVERSRRAIRSALRLIDDLVELARAEAGQLEIDAHPVDVREVARELVEEYRAQVEGSGLELRCDFPDTFPVIRSDAARVRQVLGNLLSNAVKYTPAGSVDVGVSLRDGRDGNDGAPRVVVEVRDTGAGIPAEKLHLLFTEFTRLHPDAAHGAGLGLAISRRIAHALGGDITVESTEGRGSTFRLWLPGPDGPSGSELHDARTEAEWAEGG